Proteins found in one Pristiophorus japonicus isolate sPriJap1 chromosome 25, sPriJap1.hap1, whole genome shotgun sequence genomic segment:
- the LOC139238093 gene encoding probable G-protein coupled receptor 139 produces the protein MAAVYTTYKMHCSNSKRIFYSSFQIYHPEGQTNFVTIVILARASCSLSECIYVNMVAMATADLLVMNINVIVYHIFSYHFLLSFLSQTPVCKFILYIATVNIDLSVWFTVSFTFDRFIVIRCQRFKTNYCTKRTAVAVIITFSVFILLKNIPILFVYEAQQIINNMQWGCRPSVAFFSSHPGAAYFWFHTVWVVWLPFTLIALCNSLTIRCILVANRSRRRLRGHSSEMQCDPETKKRVKSIILLFTISGSFILLWLTAVIRFVTTGLTNVSYYRGDRTSPAYIATETGTMLKLLSSCLNPFIYAATQRKFREVLKKMLTSPWILILRFVNNEINTS, from the exons atggctgcagtgtatactacctataagatgcactgcagcaactcgaaaCGCATCTTCTACAGCTCCTTCCaaatctaccacccagaaggacaaa CGAACTTCGTGACAATTGTGATTCTCGCTCGAGCAAGCTGTAGCCTTTCCGAGTGCATCTATGTcaacatggtggccatggcaacagcagatcttcTGGTCATGAACATCAATGTAATAGTGTATCATATTTTCAGTTATCACTTTCTACTTTCCTTCTTGTCCCAAACTCCTGTGTGCAAGTTCATTCTATACATCGCTACTGTAAACATCGATCTATCTGTTTGGTTCACCGTCTCCTTCACATTTGATCGATTTATAGTTATCCGCTGCCAAAGGTTTAAAACAAATTATTGCACTAAAAGAACAGCGGTCGCCGTTATAATAACGTTCTCGGTCTTCATATTATTGAAGAACATTCCCATTTTGTTTGTGTATGAAGCTCAGCAAATAATCAATAATATGCAGTGGGGCTGCCGGCCAAGTGTGGCTTTCTTTTCATCACATCCAGGTGCAGCGTACTTCTGGTTTCACACAGTCTGGGTAGTTTGGCTTCCTTTTACTTTAATAGCCTTGTGTAACTCCTTGACAATCCGATGCATTTTAGTGGCCAATAGATcacgcaggagactccggggtcacagcagtgagaTGCAATGTGATCCAGAGACAAAGAAACGAGTCAAATCCATAATTTTACTATTCACTATATCGGGCAGTTTTATACTGTTGTGGCTGACAGCTGTCATTCGCTTTGTAACTACTGGACTGACAAACGTCAGTTATTATCGTGGTGACCGCACAAGCCCAGCGTATATCGCGACTGAAACCGGGACTATGCTGAAGCTTTTGAGTTCCTGTCTCAACCCGTTTATTTATGCAGcgacccagaggaaattcagagaagtgTTGAAGAAGATGCTGACTTCTCCATGGATACTGATTCTAAGATTTGTTAATAATGAAATAAATACGAGCTAG